One Hypnocyclicus thermotrophus DNA segment encodes these proteins:
- the rsfS gene encoding ribosome silencing factor, producing MEEKILKIIDAIEEKKGKDILVLDFEGKNSLCDKVVIATPNSEKNAQAIADEINKKMNEMGEKRLGIEGYKEAKWILIDYDDIVIHLLNSENREYYALEQLWSSAREVIRK from the coding sequence ATGGAGGAAAAAATATTAAAGATAATAGATGCTATTGAAGAAAAAAAAGGAAAAGATATATTGGTATTAGATTTTGAAGGAAAAAATAGTTTATGTGATAAAGTAGTTATAGCTACTCCTAATTCTGAAAAAAATGCTCAAGCAATAGCTGATGAAATAAATAAAAAAATGAATGAAATGGGAGAAAAAAGATTAGGAATTGAGGGCTACAAAGAAGCAAAATGGATATTAATTGATTATGATGACATAGTAATTCATCTTTTAAATAGTGAAAATAGAGAATACTATGCATTAGAACAATTATGGAGTAGCGCAAGGGAAGTTATTAGAAAATAA
- a CDS encoding LytR C-terminal domain-containing protein gives MNIRKNKFKRKQKKYLISLIVIVFLFFSYRTLRVNSQKKDVVWENYVLIGKRNLFIVYDKKLSIMLPMEVYLTKDMQFKNYIKEKRYADLLNVLNDVLPVKLENYIVVKNNSDIKIETEHQIIIPYIEKNGKKYILNSGLTEVFSKLYYDKEELNSIRPEEIIVDILNANGKTGYATATGKKIQEELGFKYNAANYEELTEYTYIINNGLSEETLKKLLLTINEKYIKVKENANLPTIANLVIILGKEQKNLLDIYVIRKDSYDEKVYKLLKNEGYITTKRIKKDIDISDNMIEYNSEDYYTAYKLSKLLNIENLRENNELNNKINILLK, from the coding sequence GTGAATATAAGAAAAAATAAATTTAAAAGAAAACAAAAAAAATATCTAATATCTCTGATAGTAATAGTATTTTTATTTTTTTCTTATAGAACTCTTAGAGTAAATTCTCAAAAAAAAGATGTTGTATGGGAGAATTATGTTTTAATAGGAAAAAGAAATCTTTTTATTGTTTATGATAAAAAGCTATCTATAATGCTTCCTATGGAAGTTTATTTAACAAAAGATATGCAATTTAAAAATTATATAAAAGAAAAGAGATATGCAGACCTTTTAAATGTATTAAATGATGTACTACCTGTAAAGTTAGAAAATTATATAGTTGTAAAAAATAATAGCGATATAAAAATAGAAACAGAACATCAAATAATAATACCTTATATAGAAAAAAATGGTAAAAAATATATACTTAATTCTGGTTTAACAGAGGTTTTTTCTAAACTTTATTATGATAAAGAAGAATTAAATTCTATAAGACCAGAAGAAATAATAGTGGATATATTAAATGCTAATGGTAAAACAGGATATGCAACTGCAACAGGTAAAAAAATACAAGAAGAGTTAGGATTTAAATATAATGCAGCAAATTATGAAGAACTTACAGAATACACGTATATAATAAATAATGGATTATCAGAAGAAACTTTAAAAAAATTATTGTTAACTATAAATGAAAAATATATAAAAGTAAAAGAAAATGCAAATTTACCTACGATAGCAAACTTAGTAATCATATTAGGGAAGGAACAAAAAAATTTATTAGATATTTATGTCATTAGAAAAGATTCTTATGATGAAAAAGTATATAAATTACTAAAAAATGAAGGATATATTACAACAAAAAGAATAAAAAAAGACATAGATATATCAGATAATATGATTGAATACAATAGTGAAGATTATTATACTGCATATAAACTATCAAAATTATTAAATATAGAAAATCTAAGAGAAAACAATGAACTTAATAATAAAATAAATATTCTACTTAAATAA
- the mrdA gene encoding penicillin-binding protein 2 — MRKKQNEIKISLVKNYKFRLNILKIFIILVYGLVLIRLFYMQVYNREEFIEKSKKNRIKIRRIEAPRGNIYDRNGKLLVKNIAGYRLVYLNGRRYNDEIVKNIAELLGISKESVIKKIKYGEIYTYTGENVLEQDLEIEKAHKIMEKISKYSYLDVISYSKRYYIYNDLASHVLGYIKPITEKEYEKLKDNPVYTKRSYTGKKGIEKQYDELLQGKDGYEYIEVNAYNKIVKKIKNAEVKPGSNLYLSIDYELQKYITDFLGNEKAAFLAMEAKTGKIITMVSSPEYSLNMFTSKFSTKDWNKLIKNPSRPLINRITGSTYPPGSIFKPLVAMSFLEQGIDKDYEIYDPGYYQIGKWKYRSWKRGGHGYTNMEKSIIESVNTYYYTMGDKIGHKPIIETASKFGLGKKTGIDLPDEKVGILPDKEWKKVHYGEGWYRGDTVNLSIGQGYLLVTPLQMLLAYDVLANNGIGYKPHILDKVIDSEGKVKNIEHEISILYNGKKEYFDTLREAMVQVVDSNHGTGRRLRRDFVKIAAKTGSAQNSMYSDTHAWAAGYFPADNPEIVFVSFVEGGGSGGAIATKAVNAFIDKYYENK, encoded by the coding sequence ATGAGAAAAAAGCAAAATGAAATAAAAATAAGTTTAGTAAAAAATTATAAATTTCGTTTAAATATTTTAAAAATATTTATAATTTTAGTTTATGGATTAGTACTTATAAGACTTTTTTATATGCAAGTATATAATCGTGAAGAATTTATTGAAAAGTCTAAAAAAAATAGGATAAAAATAAGAAGGATAGAAGCACCCAGAGGAAATATATATGATAGAAATGGAAAATTATTAGTAAAAAATATAGCTGGATATAGATTAGTATATTTAAATGGTAGAAGATATAATGATGAAATAGTAAAAAATATAGCGGAGTTATTAGGAATTTCAAAAGAGAGTGTGATAAAAAAAATAAAATATGGAGAAATATATACTTATACAGGAGAAAACGTACTTGAGCAAGATTTAGAAATAGAAAAAGCACATAAAATAATGGAAAAAATAAGTAAATATTCATATTTAGATGTTATTTCTTATTCGAAAAGATACTATATTTATAATGATTTGGCATCTCATGTACTTGGATATATTAAGCCTATAACAGAAAAAGAATATGAAAAATTAAAAGATAATCCAGTCTATACCAAAAGAAGCTATACTGGTAAAAAAGGAATTGAAAAACAGTATGATGAATTATTGCAAGGAAAAGATGGCTATGAATACATTGAAGTAAATGCATATAATAAAATTGTAAAAAAAATAAAAAATGCAGAAGTAAAACCAGGGAGTAATCTATATTTAAGTATAGATTATGAATTACAAAAATACATTACAGATTTTTTAGGAAATGAAAAAGCAGCATTTTTAGCAATGGAAGCTAAAACAGGAAAAATTATAACTATGGTAAGTAGTCCAGAATATTCTTTAAATATGTTTACTTCAAAATTTAGTACAAAAGACTGGAATAAGCTGATTAAAAATCCTAGCAGACCTCTTATAAATAGAATTACAGGAAGTACTTATCCACCAGGTTCAATCTTTAAACCATTAGTAGCTATGAGTTTTTTAGAACAAGGAATAGATAAAGACTATGAAATTTATGACCCAGGATATTATCAAATAGGAAAATGGAAATATAGAAGTTGGAAAAGAGGTGGACACGGTTATACTAATATGGAAAAATCTATTATTGAGTCTGTTAATACATATTATTATACAATGGGAGATAAAATAGGACATAAACCAATAATAGAAACAGCATCTAAATTTGGATTGGGGAAAAAAACAGGAATAGATTTACCAGATGAAAAAGTAGGAATACTTCCAGACAAAGAGTGGAAAAAAGTTCATTATGGTGAAGGTTGGTATAGAGGAGATACAGTAAACTTATCTATAGGTCAAGGGTATTTATTAGTGACCCCTTTACAGATGTTATTAGCCTATGATGTTTTAGCTAATAATGGAATAGGTTATAAACCACATATATTAGATAAAGTGATAGATAGTGAAGGTAAAGTGAAAAATATAGAACATGAAATTTCTATATTATATAACGGTAAAAAAGAGTATTTTGATACACTTCGAGAAGCAATGGTACAAGTTGTAGATAGTAATCATGGAACTGGAAGGAGATTGAGAAGAGATTTTGTAAAAATAGCAGCTAAAACAGGATCTGCACAAAATTCAATGTATAGTGATACACATGCATGGGCAGCAGGTTATTTTCCTGCAGATAATCCAGAAATTGTTTTCGTTTCATTTGTTGAAGGAGGGGGTTCTGGAGGAGCTATTGCAACAAAAGCAGTTAATGCTTTTATTGATAAGTATTATGAAAATAAATAA